The proteins below are encoded in one region of Lonchura striata isolate bLonStr1 chromosome 1, bLonStr1.mat, whole genome shotgun sequence:
- the LY96 gene encoding lymphocyte antigen 96, giving the protein MFGLILFILFTPGVSELICTSSDLEMSYTFCDSMAQAFMFNLTPCSVTNEHVWKAALTWIPRSDIHFLKIVFNVWYDGAKALFWKELLCSGADDEYSVCGTLKGETLASAFDIKGSRIAFPKGNYSIVVQGFSDDSENNMVICLNFTMIVKQDLF; this is encoded by the exons atGTTTGGACtcattttgttcattttattcACCCCCGGAGTCAGTGAATTAATTTGTACATCATCTGATCTTGAAATGTCATATACTTTTTGTG attCTATGGCTCAGGCTTTCATGTTTAATCTGACACCTTGCAGCGTGACCAACGAACATGTCTGGAAGGCTGCTCTTACCTGGATTCCAA GAAGTGACATCCACTTTTTGAAGATTGTCTTCAATGTCTGGTACGATGGTGCCAAAGCGCTCTTCTGGAAAGAACTCCTCTGCAGCGGAGCTGACGATGAATACTCAGTGTGTGGAACACTGAAAGGAG AAACACTTGCATCAGCATTTGACATTAAAGGCTCAAGAATAGCATTTCCAAAG GGCAATTATAGTATTGTTGTGCAAGGATTCTCTGATGATTCTGAGAATAATATGGTCATATGCTTGAATTTCACCATGATAGTAAAACAAGATCTTTTCTGA